One window of the Janthinobacterium sp. PAMC25594 genome contains the following:
- a CDS encoding phosphoribosyltransferase, translating into MTTPQSNDQHLWVNWEEYHRLIERLALKVYESGWKFDQVLCLARGGVRPGDVFSRIFDLPLAILSTSSYREDAGTVRGDLDIAKYMTMTKGPLAGRILLVDDLADSGVTLDKVTRHLKENFPDVTEVKSAVIWLKGCSVVRPDYFLDELPHNPWIHQPFEDYDGLRPHQLAAWIKKGEAGK; encoded by the coding sequence ATGACTACCCCACAATCGAACGATCAACATCTCTGGGTCAACTGGGAAGAATACCACCGCCTGATCGAGCGCCTGGCGCTCAAGGTCTACGAATCGGGCTGGAAATTTGACCAGGTACTGTGCCTGGCGCGCGGCGGCGTGCGTCCCGGCGACGTGTTCTCGCGCATCTTTGATTTGCCATTGGCCATCCTGTCGACCAGCTCTTACCGCGAAGACGCGGGCACCGTGCGCGGCGACCTCGATATCGCCAAGTACATGACCATGACCAAGGGCCCGCTGGCCGGCCGCATCCTGCTGGTCGACGATCTGGCCGATTCCGGCGTCACGCTGGACAAGGTCACGCGTCACCTGAAGGAAAACTTCCCTGACGTGACCGAAGTCAAATCGGCCGTGATCTGGCTCAAGGGCTGCTCCGTCGTGCGTCCTGACTACTTCCTCGACGAACTGCCGCACAATCCGTGGATCCATCAGCCGTTCGAAGACTACGACGGCCTGCGCCCGCACCAGCTGGCGGCGTGGATCAAGAAGGGCGAAGCAGGCAAGTAA
- a CDS encoding GNAT family N-acetyltransferase → MTILTTARLRLEPITEDHYERMRTLNTDPEVMTYLNAGQPESEEVTRAAITRTMGRWAEWGYSWWAMIRLDDGALVGMACLQHLSGDRANPLEIGWRLARTSWGQGYASEAAQAIVAHAFDVVGAPEVVAVAHPDNAASIKVMTRLGMQYVGMERHYDLDSVVYRLARP, encoded by the coding sequence ATGACCATACTGACAACGGCGCGCCTGCGCCTGGAGCCGATCACGGAAGACCACTACGAGCGCATGCGCACGCTCAACACCGATCCCGAGGTGATGACCTATCTGAACGCGGGCCAGCCCGAGTCGGAAGAGGTGACGCGCGCTGCCATCACGCGCACCATGGGGCGCTGGGCCGAGTGGGGCTATTCGTGGTGGGCGATGATCCGCCTCGACGACGGCGCGCTGGTGGGCATGGCGTGCCTGCAGCACCTCTCCGGCGACAGGGCCAATCCCCTTGAAATAGGCTGGCGCCTGGCGCGGACCAGCTGGGGCCAGGGCTATGCCAGCGAAGCGGCGCAAGCCATCGTCGCGCATGCCTTCGACGTCGTCGGCGCGCCCGAAGTGGTGGCCGTGGCGCACCCGGACAATGCCGCCTCGATCAAGGTCATGACGCGCCTGGGCATGCAATACGTGGGCATGGAACGCCACTACGACCTCGACAGCGTGGTGTACCGCCTGGCGCGCCCATGA
- a CDS encoding WD40 repeat domain-containing protein yields MTAARKPLKLGCSYGVRFSPDGTRLAVLGRDLVLWDVAARQKLWRGKFIAHMSGMAFSPDGGRLAIKSTTGQLAVVDAQAGQLLLNFQNKKDGEGCGPAWSPCGRYLADGGWDGRLRMRDAQTGEVLFTQEHPGEMLRAVCAIDGGRRLLLQHGVKSVDEGQVQPPDYCSVWDWPLQAGGGTVVLSLPGMMACAPSPDGESLAVLHHAGGAQYLSMYALADGSCLAKVPVEAGGGTGNGLRWLPDGSALGRIGKGKLLFYGWPGLNVLAQEDFIYPCALDFLPGSPLSAIGSWESGMLMELNVHKETA; encoded by the coding sequence ATGACGGCAGCGCGCAAGCCTCTGAAGCTGGGCTGCAGCTACGGCGTGCGCTTTTCACCCGATGGCACGCGCCTGGCCGTGCTGGGCCGCGACCTGGTCCTGTGGGACGTGGCGGCAAGGCAGAAGCTGTGGCGCGGCAAATTCATCGCGCACATGTCGGGCATGGCCTTTTCGCCCGATGGCGGCCGGCTGGCCATCAAGAGCACGACGGGCCAGCTGGCCGTGGTGGATGCGCAGGCGGGCCAGTTGCTGCTGAACTTCCAGAACAAGAAGGATGGCGAAGGCTGCGGTCCCGCATGGTCGCCGTGCGGCCGGTATCTGGCCGACGGCGGCTGGGATGGTCGTCTGCGGATGCGCGACGCGCAGACGGGCGAGGTGCTCTTCACGCAGGAGCATCCGGGCGAGATGCTGCGGGCTGTCTGCGCCATTGATGGCGGGCGGCGTTTGCTGCTCCAGCACGGCGTCAAATCGGTGGACGAGGGGCAGGTACAGCCGCCCGATTACTGCAGTGTGTGGGACTGGCCCTTGCAGGCGGGAGGAGGGACGGTGGTGCTGTCGCTGCCGGGCATGATGGCGTGTGCGCCGTCGCCAGATGGGGAATCTCTGGCCGTGCTGCACCACGCCGGCGGCGCGCAGTATCTGTCCATGTACGCGCTGGCCGACGGCAGTTGTCTGGCCAAGGTGCCCGTGGAGGCGGGCGGCGGCACGGGCAACGGCTTGCGCTGGCTGCCCGACGGCAGCGCGCTGGGACGCATCGGCAAGGGCAAGCTGCTGTTTTACGGTTGGCCGGGGTTAAACGTCCTGGCGCAGGAAGATTTTATTTATCCCTGCGCGCTCGATTTTTTGCCTGGCTCGCCATTGTCCGCCATCGGCTCCTGGGAATCTGGCATGCTGATGGAGTTGAACGTTCACAAGGAAACCGCATGA
- a CDS encoding NIPSNAP family protein translates to MITCYLRYIIDPYKLTEFEAYGKLWIPLVERFGGQHHGYFLPSEGASNVALAMFSFPSLALYEQYRSDSMQDAECQAAFLYAEETRCIVSYERSFFRPVFG, encoded by the coding sequence ATGATCACCTGTTATTTGCGCTACATCATCGACCCGTACAAACTGACGGAATTCGAAGCCTACGGCAAGCTGTGGATACCGCTGGTCGAACGCTTCGGCGGCCAGCACCACGGCTACTTTTTGCCGTCGGAAGGCGCCAGCAACGTCGCGCTGGCCATGTTTTCATTCCCCAGCCTGGCCCTGTACGAGCAGTACCGCAGCGACTCCATGCAGGACGCCGAGTGCCAGGCGGCCTTCCTCTACGCCGAAGAAACGCGCTGCATCGTCAGCTATGAGCGCAGTTTTTTCCGGCCCGTGTTTGGCTGA
- a CDS encoding AI-2E family transporter yields MPTLTLHQKVFLLLLSIVTIGFGTILAPYAGAIFWGVVLAILFAPVYRWLLRKTRGRAGLASLLTLLLIVVIVILPLSLISVSLVNQAASVVEMVRSGEITVAMFFNKIMAVLPQWLINLLERFNLTSLASLQDKLAEGATQVSQVVAVKAINVGLYTFEFLTSLCIMLYLLFFLMRDGSTLSARIKGAVPLSRKYKQRLFTNFTTVIRATVKGNILVAIAQGALGGLAFWFLDVPAPLLWAVLMAFLSLLPAVGAALVWAPVAVYFLATGAIWQGAGLAAFGVFVIGLVDNVLRPILVGKDTKMPDYMVLLSTVGGMALFGLNGFVIGPVVAALFIASWDLFVSASEFQAED; encoded by the coding sequence ATGCCTACCCTCACGCTGCACCAGAAAGTGTTCTTGCTCCTCTTGAGCATCGTCACCATCGGCTTCGGCACGATACTGGCGCCATATGCGGGCGCCATCTTCTGGGGTGTCGTCCTGGCGATCCTGTTCGCGCCCGTGTACCGCTGGCTGCTGCGGAAAACCAGGGGCCGCGCCGGCCTGGCGTCGCTGCTGACCTTGCTGCTCATCGTCGTCATCGTGATCCTGCCGCTGTCGCTCATTTCCGTGTCGCTGGTAAACCAGGCGGCCAGCGTCGTGGAGATGGTACGTTCGGGTGAAATCACGGTCGCCATGTTCTTCAATAAAATCATGGCCGTGCTGCCGCAATGGCTGATCAATTTGCTCGAGCGCTTCAACCTGACCAGCCTGGCCAGCCTGCAGGACAAGCTGGCCGAGGGCGCCACGCAGGTGAGCCAGGTGGTGGCCGTCAAAGCCATCAATGTGGGCCTGTACACCTTCGAATTTCTCACCAGCCTGTGCATCATGCTGTACCTGCTGTTTTTCCTCATGCGCGATGGCTCCACGCTGTCGGCCCGCATCAAGGGCGCCGTGCCGCTGAGCCGCAAGTACAAGCAGCGCCTGTTCACCAATTTCACCACGGTGATCCGCGCCACGGTGAAAGGCAACATCCTCGTGGCGATCGCCCAGGGCGCCCTCGGCGGCCTGGCGTTCTGGTTCCTCGACGTGCCGGCCCCGCTGCTGTGGGCAGTGCTGATGGCCTTCCTGTCGCTGCTGCCGGCCGTCGGCGCCGCCCTCGTCTGGGCCCCCGTGGCCGTCTACTTCCTGGCCACGGGCGCCATCTGGCAAGGCGCCGGCCTGGCCGCCTTCGGCGTCTTCGTCATCGGCCTGGTCGACAACGTGCTGCGCCCCATCCTGGTGGGCAAGGACACCAAGATGCCCGACTACATGGTGCTGCTGTCGACCGTTGGCGGCATGGCCCTGTTTGGTCTGAACGGCTTCGTCATCGGCCCCGTGGTGGCGGCCCTGTTCATCGCTTCGTGGGATCTGTTCGTCTCGGCCAGCGAATTCCAGGCCGAGGACTGA
- a CDS encoding flavin reductase family protein, translated as MLDPIHFYEPAQGHGLPHDPFNAIVGPRPIGWIATRSSAGVLNLAPYSFFNAFNYTPPLIGFSSIGRKDTLRNIEQTGEFVWNLATRPLAAAMNASCAPAPPEVDEFALAGLTPAASRIVKVPRVAESPVSFECRRTQIIELQGLNGEGVGSWLVLGEVVGVHIARHLLTDGVYDTAAAAPILRGGGPADYFEIGPDSLFHMRRPVWP; from the coding sequence GTGCTTGACCCTATTCACTTTTATGAACCTGCGCAGGGCCATGGCCTGCCGCACGATCCCTTCAATGCCATCGTGGGGCCGCGTCCTATCGGCTGGATCGCCACGCGCAGCAGCGCAGGCGTGCTCAATCTGGCACCGTACAGTTTTTTCAATGCGTTCAATTACACGCCGCCGCTGATCGGTTTTTCCAGCATCGGCCGCAAGGATACCTTGCGCAATATCGAGCAGACGGGTGAATTCGTGTGGAACCTGGCGACGCGTCCGCTGGCCGCGGCGATGAATGCCAGCTGCGCGCCGGCGCCGCCCGAGGTCGACGAATTTGCGCTGGCCGGCCTGACGCCGGCCGCCTCGCGCATCGTCAAGGTGCCCCGCGTGGCCGAGAGTCCCGTGTCCTTCGAATGCCGGCGCACGCAGATCATCGAGCTGCAAGGATTGAATGGGGAGGGTGTCGGCAGCTGGCTGGTGCTGGGGGAAGTGGTGGGCGTGCACATCGCGCGCCACCTGTTGACCGATGGCGTGTACGACACGGCCGCCGCCGCGCCGATATTACGCGGCGGTGGTCCGGCCGATTATTTCGAGATCGGACCGGACAGCCTGTTTCACATGCGACGGCCAGTCTGGCCATAG
- a CDS encoding helix-turn-helix domain-containing protein, translating to MDKTDSTMNLLAARGQAPKGIVDPQAAARRIRLATYPPAAALAPFVDYFWVVEWDRRGRAPETQRVLPYPNAHLVFDLGRSAIHGVVRGAFDRPLTGAGKVLGVRFAPGGLRPFITQPLSTFTDTTIAADALLGMPAAQAEARILGESDDLAMVAQAQALLLARLPQVDDAALLAARLTAAAAAHNGPASVAQLCETMAIGERRLQRLFANYVGVPPKWVIQRYRLQEAIWRLAQPDAPDLASLAHALGFFDQAHFSRSFTELVGSTPLDYRRSQLATVAYGQTGRRM from the coding sequence TTGGATAAAACCGACAGCACGATGAATCTGCTCGCCGCGCGCGGCCAGGCGCCAAAAGGCATCGTCGACCCGCAGGCGGCGGCACGCCGCATACGCCTGGCAACCTATCCACCGGCTGCCGCGCTGGCGCCGTTTGTCGACTACTTCTGGGTGGTCGAATGGGACCGGCGGGGCCGCGCACCGGAGACGCAGCGCGTGCTGCCCTACCCGAATGCCCACCTGGTATTCGACCTTGGGCGCAGCGCCATCCATGGCGTGGTGCGCGGCGCCTTTGACAGGCCGTTGACCGGTGCCGGCAAAGTATTGGGCGTGCGTTTCGCGCCAGGCGGCCTGCGCCCGTTCATCACGCAGCCACTGTCGACCTTCACCGACACGACCATCGCCGCTGATGCGCTGCTGGGCATGCCGGCAGCACAGGCCGAGGCGCGGATATTAGGCGAGTCCGACGATCTGGCCATGGTGGCGCAGGCACAGGCACTGCTGCTGGCAAGACTGCCGCAGGTCGATGACGCCGCCCTGCTGGCCGCCAGGCTGACCGCGGCGGCGGCGGCCCACAACGGTCCGGCGAGCGTGGCGCAGCTGTGCGAAACCATGGCCATTGGCGAACGCCGGCTGCAGCGCCTGTTCGCCAACTACGTGGGCGTGCCGCCGAAATGGGTGATCCAGCGCTACCGCCTGCAGGAGGCGATCTGGCGCCTGGCACAGCCCGATGCGCCCGACCTGGCCAGCCTGGCGCATGCACTGGGCTTTTTTGACCAGGCCCATTTCAGCCGCAGTTTTACGGAACTGGTAGGCAGCACGCCGCTCGACTATCGCCGCTCGCAGCTGGCGACAGTCGCCTATGGCCAGACTGGCCGTCGCATGTGA
- a CDS encoding DUF3224 domain-containing protein: protein MKSHSLSGLMLAACCLSVAPAGAASSAEGDHRMHAHATGSFSISMTPATASQRAGRTTLGRVLLEKVYAGDLVATAKGEMLNAVTDTQGAAGYVAMEAITGILQGRQGSFVAQHAGTMADGRQQLSIVIVPHSGTGQLAGISGTLAIRIENGQHFYDIDYSLPE, encoded by the coding sequence ATGAAATCACACAGTTTGTCGGGCCTGATGCTGGCCGCATGTTGTCTATCGGTGGCGCCAGCCGGCGCCGCCTCGTCTGCAGAGGGAGATCATCGCATGCACGCGCACGCTACGGGAAGTTTTAGCATCAGCATGACGCCGGCCACGGCGTCGCAGCGCGCGGGGCGCACGACCTTGGGCAGGGTGCTGCTTGAGAAGGTGTATGCGGGCGACCTGGTCGCCACGGCCAAGGGCGAAATGCTCAATGCCGTGACGGACACCCAAGGCGCGGCCGGCTATGTCGCCATGGAAGCCATCACGGGCATCCTGCAAGGCAGGCAAGGCAGCTTCGTCGCGCAGCATGCGGGCACCATGGCCGACGGCAGGCAGCAGCTGAGCATCGTCATCGTGCCGCATTCCGGCACGGGGCAACTGGCGGGCATCAGCGGCACGCTGGCCATCCGCATTGAAAACGGCCAGCATTTCTATGACATCGATTACTCGCTGCCGGAGTAG
- the uvrB gene encoding excinuclease ABC subunit UvrB → MPELSTASEAESAIISFPDSPFKLHQPFSPAGDQPAAIAQLSEGIADGLAFQTLLGVTGSGKTYTMANVIARMGRPAIVFAPNKTLAAQLYSEFRDFFPQNAVEYFVSYYDYYQPEAYVPQRDLFIEKDSSINEHIEQMRLSCTKSLMERRDVIIVATVSAIYGIGNPNEYHQMILTLRVKDRVSQRDVIARLIQMQYTRNEVDFGRGTFRVRGDTIDIFPAEHAELAVRLEMFDDEIESIQLFDPLTGRVRQKIPRFTVYPGSHYVTPRSTVLRAVETIKDELRERLEFFRKENKLIEEQRLEQRTRFDLEMMAEIGFTKGIENYSRHLSGALPGEPPPTLVDYLPADALMFLDESHVLTGQLSAMYNGDRSRKTNLVDYGFRLPSALDNRPLKFEEFEQKMRQTVFVSATPGDYEKNHSDQVVEQVVRPTGLVDPQIIVRPASTQVDDLMSEIVERIKKDERVLVTTLTKRMSEQLTEYLGDHGIKVRYLHSDIETVERVEILRDLRLGTFDVLVGINLLREGLDLPEVSLVAILDADKEGFLRSERSLIQTIGRAARNLNGTAILYGDRITDSMRRAIDETERRRAKQIAFNTANNIIPIGVKKSIREMIDGVYSPQEARETLQVAQEAAKFEAMSEKQVSKEIKRLEKLMLDHAKNLEFEKAAQVRDQLHILKQQLFGAPGTDNVASMLGK, encoded by the coding sequence ATGCCCGAATTATCTACCGCCAGCGAGGCGGAAAGCGCAATTATCTCTTTCCCGGACTCCCCTTTCAAACTGCACCAGCCCTTCTCTCCGGCCGGCGATCAGCCGGCGGCGATCGCCCAGTTATCCGAAGGCATTGCCGATGGCCTGGCCTTCCAGACCCTGCTGGGCGTGACCGGTTCCGGCAAGACCTACACCATGGCCAACGTCATCGCGCGCATGGGCCGGCCCGCCATCGTCTTCGCGCCGAACAAGACGCTGGCGGCGCAGCTGTACAGCGAGTTCCGCGACTTTTTCCCGCAAAATGCGGTCGAATACTTCGTCAGCTACTACGATTACTACCAGCCCGAAGCCTACGTGCCGCAGCGCGACCTGTTCATCGAAAAGGACTCGTCGATCAACGAGCATATCGAACAGATGCGCCTGTCGTGCACCAAGTCGCTGATGGAGCGGCGCGACGTCATCATCGTCGCCACCGTCTCGGCCATCTACGGTATCGGTAACCCCAACGAATACCACCAAATGATTCTGACGTTGCGCGTAAAAGACAGGGTCAGTCAGCGCGACGTCATCGCGCGCCTGATCCAGATGCAGTACACGCGCAACGAGGTCGACTTCGGCCGCGGCACCTTCCGCGTGCGCGGCGATACCATCGACATCTTCCCCGCCGAGCATGCGGAACTGGCCGTGCGCCTGGAAATGTTCGACGACGAGATCGAGTCGATCCAGCTGTTCGACCCGCTGACGGGCCGCGTGCGGCAAAAAATCCCCCGCTTCACCGTGTACCCGGGTTCGCACTATGTGACGCCGCGCTCCACCGTGCTGCGCGCCGTGGAAACCATCAAGGACGAGCTGCGCGAGCGCCTCGAGTTCTTCCGCAAGGAGAATAAGCTGATCGAGGAACAGCGGCTGGAACAGCGCACGCGCTTCGACCTGGAAATGATGGCCGAAATCGGTTTCACCAAGGGCATCGAGAACTACTCGCGCCACCTGTCCGGCGCGCTGCCGGGCGAACCGCCGCCGACGCTGGTCGACTATCTGCCGGCCGACGCGCTGATGTTCCTCGACGAGTCGCACGTGCTGACGGGCCAGCTGAGCGCCATGTACAACGGCGACCGCTCGCGCAAAACCAACCTGGTCGACTACGGCTTCCGCCTGCCGTCGGCGCTGGACAACCGGCCCTTGAAATTCGAGGAATTCGAACAGAAGATGCGCCAGACGGTGTTCGTCTCGGCCACCCCGGGCGACTACGAAAAAAACCATTCCGACCAGGTGGTCGAACAGGTGGTCCGCCCCACAGGCCTGGTCGACCCGCAGATCATCGTGCGCCCCGCCAGCACGCAGGTGGACGACCTGATGTCGGAAATCGTCGAGCGCATCAAGAAGGACGAGCGCGTGCTGGTGACCACGCTCACCAAGCGCATGTCGGAGCAATTGACGGAATACCTGGGCGACCACGGCATCAAGGTACGCTACCTGCACAGCGATATCGAGACGGTGGAGCGCGTGGAAATCCTGCGCGACCTGCGCCTGGGCACCTTCGACGTGCTGGTGGGGATCAACCTGCTGCGCGAGGGCCTGGACTTGCCGGAAGTGTCGCTGGTCGCCATCCTCGACGCGGACAAGGAAGGCTTCTTGCGCTCCGAGCGCAGCCTGATCCAGACCATCGGCCGCGCCGCGCGTAACCTGAACGGCACGGCGATCTTGTACGGCGACCGCATCACGGATTCCATGCGCCGCGCCATCGACGAGACGGAACGCCGCCGCGCCAAGCAGATCGCCTTCAATACGGCCAACAACATCATCCCGATCGGCGTGAAAAAATCGATCCGCGAAATGATCGACGGCGTCTACAGCCCGCAGGAAGCGCGCGAAACCTTGCAAGTGGCGCAAGAAGCGGCGAAGTTCGAAGCCATGAGCGAAAAGCAGGTCAGCAAGGAAATCAAGCGCCTGGAAAAACTCATGCTCGACCACGCAAAAAACCTGGAGTTCGAAAAGGCGGCGCAAGTGCGCGACCAGCTGCACATCCTCAAGCAGCAGCTGTTCGGCGCGCCGGGTACGGACAATGTGGCGTCGATGCTGGGAAAATGA